TACATAAGCTGCAACAGGAAAATCATTCAATATACCTCTAAATTGTGGGTTATGTTTAACTGAAGTAAAACTTTGATTGAtttagactacatgtatattgaacaaGTCTTTCAAAGTAATTATGGGGCTGACATAAACCAAATATTCAGTGAAAAACCTGTTATTAAAAGAGTTGTCTGTCCTTCATTTgaattaggaaaatatcattttctcGGAATATATACGGCAATTGTGAATTTTTTGGCTATTAAAAAAAGTATCTTTTTATTTCCCCATAGACTTCAATATTAACCTCAAACGGTGATACATTTGTtactttttgataaaattcCTAAGGTATAAATCTTTATTACTCTAGTAATTGATAAACCCTTTAAAATCATACCAAGATTCTAGTGATCAAGTTACAATCTATTAGAGATGGAATACGTTACTAGTATGAATGGACTACTTAAAGTAAATAGTACAAAATTTTTTGTGATCCCctcaattttattgatatacaatATACTTATGAAAGTACAAccttattatttctttttataccAATTCACGcgatgtatttttatataagatttcaaaaatcaatttgaagGATAGATTCGACAAAATGAAGGCCAGTGGCGGATCCTACATCATTACTGTTATTGAGGACACCTCCACAAAGAAAATCGTGGGAAATGTTGTTTTACACGTGGAGCTGAAGTTTCTACAACCCAGTGTTAAGGTTGACGTCTATATTCATGAATAATGAAAGTAATCAAATTACCGATATTTAAATCGGTAAATATGCAAatttatctaagtttttgtatccaatcaaatgccgcgttgcAACCAggattaaattattataaagataatGGCATTGCGTCTGCCGGTGGGTTTCTGACGATGGCAgaacgaataaaaaaaaaagcgacATGGAATTCTATTCCTTAATTTAACCCAATAAGCTTTAATTGCAAAGTTGATTTATGTTTAGATCAAATCTTTTTTCCATGTTAGAAATCTTATgaatgtattcttttttaatacattaaagAGAGGCCGTTTAGAAGATATCGCAGTTTTAGAAAGGTACAGAGGACAGCAGCTAGGAAAACTGTAAAGTCTACccctactctctctctctctctctctctctctctctctctctctctctctctctctctctctctgcgaAATACTATAATCATGTATTATCACGTAAATTTTAATACCCCACTGTTACTTTTAATAGTTTGATGGATGTGACGACCATTCTGTGTAAAAAAGTTGGCTGCTTTCGGGTTTCATTACACTGTAAAGACAAGTTTGTCCCACTCTACCAGAAGTTTGGGTTCTACATAGACGAGCCAGAGAACATCATGTGGCTGGATAAGAACTACCTCCAATCCTAGAGACCCGTCGTAACCTATCCAAGATCATCCATGgtgtatgaatttttatatgCTGTACGgaaaattattcatatttccTGTAGAtcctctttaaaaaataaaattttaacatgatttatgCTTTGATGAAGTTTATGAAATTATGTCACTTGTCTGGAAGCATCCTTAATTAAGGTAGTTTCAAGTTTGCTAAAATAATGATACCCAAGGGTAGAGTGGGGCAATGTTATGATCTTAAGGGTAGGGTGGACCACATtgaaaggaggggggggggtccaattcTTTcataggaaattttttttagattatgttAAAAACTCCAATGTTATAATACTTGGCATTACTTATACTCGAGCATCTTGACATATTGTTAATTCTCAGCTTATGACAATTTTTTGGGCGCCGCCAGAGGCTCAAATTTTGTTgtaggtttatatatatatatatatatatatatatatatatatatatatatatatatatatatatatatatatatacatgtgtgtgtgtgtgtgtgtgtgtgtgtgtgtgtgtgtgtgtgtcttatatgaacaattgtttaagatcttcttgagaacCTCAATACTCAATATGTGTTATGACTATGAAATTATCCTGTTACGAAAAGGATTCAATGTTTAACATAAGAACATCtggagaaaattttgaaaatctttgtatACAGGATCTATtctactacattgtccagatatctCGTATACGACTCCATAAATCTGGTTCCATTATGGCCATGTTGCATccgtgagcgatgtggcccgtgGACCTCTTATTTTAAGTCAGTTGGTTCAAATTCTTTCAATTCAAACACagtatttacaaaaattatgtaaaatgatCTTGTTAAACATATCTAGCCTATCAATTTGTAAAGTGTAATTTCCCGCATTTGCGCGGGCTACCATCTAGTACTTCTGTTAAAAAAGGTGGGTTAATTTAATGATTTcggaaattaacaaattaactaAGGCAATGTAAAATGGATGATTTTTATAGCTCCCAAGGACTACGGAAAGAGTAGACTGTATTTACGCCAGCCAAACATTCAATGGAGTACATTCTATGTAATTGtatacacatatttaaaaaagtcatgatttttatacatacatgtacaacattgctatgaaatgcatttacatatacaaaaaac
This genomic window from Magallana gigas chromosome 5, xbMagGiga1.1, whole genome shotgun sequence contains:
- the LOC117691449 gene encoding probable glucosamine 6-phosphate N-acetyltransferase isoform X1, which gives rise to MKASGGSYIITVIEDTSTKKIVGNVVLHVELKFLQPSVKRGRLEDIAVLERYRGQQLGKLLMDVTTILCKKVGCFRVSLHCKDKFVPLYQKFGFYIDEPENIMWLDKNYLQS
- the LOC117691449 gene encoding probable glucosamine 6-phosphate N-acetyltransferase isoform X2 → MKASGGSYIITVIEDTSTKKIVGNVVLHVELKFLQPSVKRGRLEDIAVLESLMDVTTILCKKVGCFRVSLHCKDKFVPLYQKFGFYIDEPENIMWLDKNYLQS